ACAACATTTGAATACTCCAGTAGTTGGTGTATTGACAGGAAAAGTAGATGAATGGTTATTCGAACCATTTGGTATTCCTTACAATCCTTCTTTTACGCGTAGCTCACATTCCagcttaacaaaaaaaaaaacattttttgaaagattagaaaatttttttttgtatgtattTACCACTTCtaagataaaatattacatgGAAGCAGAAATAGAACatgtacaaaaatattttggccgTAAGCTTAATAGTATAAGTGATCTTTACAAAGATGTATCGTTACTTCTAGTAAACTGGCATCACAGTCTCGATATTTTGCCATCACCACCGGGTATTGTTGAAGTCGCTGGTCTTCATGTACATGATAGTGGTCAAGAAATATCTTCAGAAATAAAACTATGGCTTGATAATAGTCATGAAggttttgtatatttttcatttggtTCAATGGTCAAACTGGAAACATTTCCACACAATATTCTTAATGCTTTTTACAAGATGTTTGAAAGAATAGCACCAGTTAGAGTATTATTAAAGGTTGCTGATATTGATAGCATGCCAGCTGGAATTCCGAAAAATGTTAAACTTTCAACTTGGTTACCACAAATTGCTATACTAAGtacatttatttacataataataataatataaaaatcataCATGAAAACAAATAACTAGGTAGTGCAACATCAACTAGTCTAGGTGGATCACCATGAAAGAATCATGTTAGGGCAACATGAAAtttcatgttgcggtaacaggACATTCATGATATATGCAGTAGCATGGAAAAATCATGTTACCccaacataaaaaataatgtcctAGAAACATAACTGTCATGTtgctacactgtaaaaaagcGGTGTAAAAATAGATTTACACCAGTATAGGCGACGTAATTctgcggtgttaaaatactaCCGGTACTAAATcagtgtaaaaattaaataaatgctacactgtaaaaaatcgagcTGTAAGTCCggagtaaatttttacttatgtCATTCGGAATACCGGAGTGAAGAAATAAAACACTATGCGTACGGAGTAAATTTGGAGTTTTTGTAGTAGTGGAATGATTCCAGAGTGAATGTCCGAGAACGGAGTTTTTagattaaaatcaatttttatttagctaAAACTATGTCAGCATCAAAAATTCTaactttgaattaaaattaaattaaattcttttttcatgTTGCTGCAACATGAATATCATGTTACTACAACATGGAAAATCATGTTGCCCCAACATGATTTTTCATGATGACCCACCTAGACTGGTACATGTTGCACCacctaattatttttttccgtgtaactcttaactgttttatttatttattgtttttttttaagagcataaaaatatcaaagtatTTATAACTCATGGGGGTTTAATGGGAACTCAAGAAGCAATTACTTATGGTGTGCCTATGGTCGGTATTCCTATTTTTCGGGATCAGTTTATAAATCTACACGCTTTTGAGCAACGTAAAATCGCTATTGTTGTAAAGCTTGATGAGTTAACTGCAGATTCACTTACCGACGCAGTAAATGTTATTCTCCATGATCCAACGTATACGTACGACacattttattgaattaatagaaaataataaacaataagattggaatgaaaatttatgatttcatttttattttcagagagaatgttaaaaaaatgtcttcaCTCTTTCTCGATCGACCAATGAGTCCTATGGATACGGCTGTCTACTGGATTGAATATACTGCGAGACATGGAAATGTTTTGAAATCTCCAGGGTCAGAGTTATCATGGTGGCAGAATTATTTTGTTGATATCTATGTGTTTTGTACGATTTGTATTCtgttcattatttatattattcaaatgtttttcaaattattattgagaTTTATAATTATGCGGAAAATCAAGAATACAAGTTCACAAAGTAAAACTAGGGTAAAGAAAAATAAGTGATACTAAATGTAaaccttatatataatatataataaagacgatttttttttggtttaataacttaaaatctataaaatttttaacttcccgctaagaaaattgaaaattttcaaaaatttgggaagttattggtttcggttcgatttgcaaaaaccgaatttctatcaaatttggacgttttgaggttctaggaagctatcctgactaatttcacgaagATGTCCGAgggtatgtatgtgtgtacgtacgtacgtatgtatgtatgtatgtaaatattcttaactcttaaacggatgaaccgattttgatctttgaggtgtcattcgacgcggcttgttaatatcttgaagctgtaaaaatttgagcttaatcggtagagtgcgttcggagatatttcaaaaataaatttttttcaaaaatgttttatttggataacttttattttgcacgatggattgattccaaaatctaatcagctctaaaactttataagccgcgtcgaatgccacctcaaccatcaaaatcggttcattcgttcaagagaaaccgttgtcgaaagaataaaaaaaaaaaaaaatttttattttttctgaaatatctcaaaaacgactcgataaatcgaattcaaaatttgatcagctttagaacttgataaaacgcgtcgattgccacctcaaccgtcttaatcggattattcgtttgagagatatcgttggagaaaaaatggtgaaaaacgttttttttcgaaaacaacagcatacaaacgtattttcgagctcgaagagctcgaaaatgtattcacaataatgttttcgaggttcttgagcttgaaaacagtgggaagttttggggttggcccgcagggttaaccgatagaccgattttttaacATGGAACCTTTACCATTCGATGCAGAGTCACTTGGAGAAAGTTTATGGCTACTCACTATCTAAAAGTCATCAACGTTTACTCACTTTTTTCTTgatttacttttataaatatatatttcgcgacagtaaaaaaaaaagacgtcacaactttttatttcgttcttttatcttattttattatttttttgattaatattaaattgtttcttattgttttttataaaatttatcttttctcATTACGAGAACTATCccgactaaaatttttttctgatttgcctgaagtaccatgAGAGCCTTCTTAGGGTAACATTAATAGGGAAAACCTGACAAGATCCTCAACAGAACCACATCAAAATAGCCTTATTAATCAAAAAGTTATTCGTCATCGGGCTATCCTGATAATTTCCTTATCAATACCACACCAGGATAACGTTCTCACTAGTTTATCAGGTTAAAAGTTATtccaaattttaatgttttagtctggacagaaattttttattgatttgcCTAAAGTACCATGGCGTTATAATTTAATGccgttataataattaaagccATATGACCACAAAAGTTTCCAATcccttttaatattttatttaccggctaaaaattatacaaagtACAGAACAACAATGATGTCACGCTTAAATAACCgcagacaaaataaccgacgacAAAACACACAAAAACCATGATAAAAAGGTGGTTACTTTGTCatttggttattttgtcattcagttattttgtcgtcggttattttgtcgtggttattttgtcgcggttattttgtcttaGGTTAAGCTGTTACGCAACCCAGAACAAtaatataggggaaggggggggggcaaaacggggtgaggtgggcaaaacgggataccccaaaaatttgataaaagaaaaaatttttttttttcgtctgattattataaatccgatatatttgcgcacttttagccctacgcatgacacctggggcaaaatggaccagccgaaaatcctgaaaaaatgattcttttaaatttttatcgttaaattaaaagaaatttgatatatttccgcatttttagccctaccCATAACACctagggcaaaatggactagccgaaaattaaaaaaaaattattctttcatatttttatcgtcaaattgaaaaaaatataatacactaatccatttttcggctgatttgttatagctggggcaaatttggccactaaaaatattcgaaaataatattttatttttttattgataaaatattttaaataatgcaaaataatctgcaatctaaaaaatcaaaaaatacatttttcgggttcaaaataatgacaaataagaaatacagaattgtttttttttattaaatagcaattagtaattaagctgatcgaggggaaacgatttattacacgtaaaaaaatttttcttgagtattataaaaccaaaaatagttgtcaagagaaagaaatacattcttaataatgaaaacaatttaaaaaaaaaaaaaaaaatatcattttttggagggaggcctctctgccccacaaaaaaatttttttttgtcttcgtgtccaccaatgatgtgaaatgtaatttttctttatgtatattacatataaaagattcaagtaataaaatttgatcaattttcagaaattttttttttttcaactttttttataggtacccgttttgcccgccaaaaataaaaattttattttataacggcagctaaaaatttgGTCTATTTACCtcgaatatcattaaaaacaaaaagatgtagcgtattttagtcctcgaaaacttagtatttcctcAGGTACCCCCTTTGCCCCCCTCTCCcctttttatatgaaaaatacgtcaatcatcaagttttttattttttcacggaaagattggaacccgactgcggttactgttctgcaccatACTGAatcgggtgcagaacagtaaccaggaTTCTAATCTTTCCGTGTTCATTAGTAATTCTTTggtatcataataaatatattctataCGTAGCTCTTCagctcgaaaatactcttGAATGCAATTGTTTTCTTCAAGCTCGAAcgagttacgttttatgttcaaatttgaaaactaaagaataaaaactaattaatgaacaagcgtttttttaatgtctatttccgattatgttcaataaaataaatctattcaggcagaaatcaatgtaagTGATCAAAATACGGATTTAAGTGACTTTTGACTCGGATCAGagcgtaaatatataaaatatccgagaaaaatgttgaaaacgctgttttttctatttttttgttcataacattatttaaattaaagcaCGAGTTGTATTTCATTATGTGGTGATCGAGAAAGACCATAAAGACGAAGAGTCGGTATGATTTTGAACACATTTTAGTACataatattacaatttatccggaaaaaatgacataaaatgttactttttaaacttttcatcgtcgatatcttttgaactaattacTGATTTTGGTGTTCAATGtgctctcttaaaatgaataagtgaaattcAATGCGAATCAGTAGATAGTTACTATTTCtatagctataagtataccactaattcaaccagcatggttcccagtgaatattcactaattcaaagtgaatttcactgattcatttttagagagtggCAATCGGCccattttattgagttctggAGCTAATACAATTTTGAGAATGATTAGTTCATTCTCTCAAAGATATTTGCGAATAACCGTTTTGTActatttctttcgccaacgacATCTCTCGaatgaattaaccgattgagatgatTGAGGCgacaatcgacgcgtttcatTGAGGTCCAAAGCTGAATAGATTTCGAAATCGATCGATCAAGccgtttctgaaaaatttcaaaaaaactataaaaatttaagtaaatcattattatttttattttgattcaccaatatcttttgaaataaTGAACCGATTGGGACGTTGAAGGTGACATTCGACGCAGTTCCTTAACCGCCgacgttcaaaaaaaaactttcatcGATTATCTcaacaatttgaattttattaaaaaaaaaaaaatactttttcgcAAATCTTTCGACAATGGTTTTTCTTGAACTAAtaaatcaatccatcgagtacaataaaagttatccgaaaaaaacatttttgaaaaaattttattttcggaatatctccgaacgtaCTGTACTgattatgctcaatttctcaaaaattattataattaatgagcCGCTTCAAACGCCACTTCAAAAAGCCAAATCGCTTCCTCCgtttaaaagttacagaatatccctcgcagatttgaatcacggtggaaacaccgtggaggtgtaaacaccgtggaggtgtaaacaccgtggatccactgtggttacacggtgggtttgttccatttcaccaccgggtatacacagtgtatccactgtgattacgcggtgtatccaccgtgattccacggtggcttgaccactgggtatacacggtgtttccactgtaattacgcggtgtatccaccgtgattccacggtggctttgtgctatttcaccaccgtggttccacggtgtatccaccgcgtaatcacagtggaaacaccgtggaatcacggtggataaaCCGCATAATTACAGTGGTAAAATgtaacaaacccaccgtgtttccaccgtgattcaaatctgcgagggatgtacatatacatatgtacgtacgtacatacatgcacaCATACATAatctcggacatcatcttgaatttagtcagaatagcttcctagaacctcaaaacgtcaagatctagTCCAGTCGGCAAGTGATTTAAATGGCGGTCCTAGTAGATTAAGCGAGGCGGAGACCGAttttgacgattttttttttgattccgcactaaaaaaggatttccaaaaaagttgaACAGGTTTCCCGTGTtgcttttgattatttaaatatttaaaaattagtacttagttaacttttaaatatctcgGAAACTATAGGGaaatcgggaaaaaaaattaagaataaaatgtagagaaataatcaaagaaaaaaatgaaaccaaTCCGAAGTCTATACGACTAATAGTTTACgagatatgatttttttaatgcaaattaatttttcgccgCGCGCGCGGGAGTAAACAATTACCtggaactttttgaaaaatgcataaattaataaaaatttttttctaattcgtAGTTCTTACAATTCAAGCCGATAAACGAAAagtttcaaatcgaaaaaataattttttcgattttttacattaaaaaaaccattttttggttttttggatttaaaaaatcaaaattaccaaaaaaatttttttgatgcaaatacaattattctattagttaaaatatactccctaaataaaaaaataatctaaaaaaaaatttttttctacaaaaaacaatcgattgaaaattttaaattttatgtcgcTGGCCCTATCCATTTAATGAGTAAGACAGAGATAGCAATATATGTCTGTCACTCTAATCGCTGGTCGAGCGCCGCTAGTGGGGgattcacaataataataaagatataTACGGTGGTCATAATTCGAAATATCcaaatcgttttattttttttttatactccaaACTTttgtaatagaaatttttttttttattcaaattttttttttttctttaatttcttctgtgtgtaaacaaatttttaacgtgatataaaagtaatttaactTGTACTTAATGTTCTTAAATAaatctcaatatttttaaaaatgattgtaaTTTATATCCAAACCATTCCTTATTCACaatagtattaataaaataaatatttattgattcctAAAAGGTTGAACTTAgattactgtaaaatttttaaatctttcatCGTGGAGTacagttaatatttaaattttttaaatgtcaaattttataattacagcAGATATACtgtttgaaatatatattttcaaagaataattttcaatcgataaaaaaaaataattttttttacgcaaaaaaagttgagataaaaaaaaagtttttgtaaaattaatttttcagataaataattttttttttgcaaaaaaagttttgtaaaaaaaaaaatttgtttacacacagaagaaattaaagaaaaaaaaaataaatttgaataaaaaaaaaatttctattacaaAAGTttggagtataaaaaaaaaataaaacgatttgGATATTTCGAATTATGACCACCGTAtatatctttattattattgtgaatcCCCCACTAGCGGCGCTCGACCAGCGATTAGAGTGACAGACATATATTGCTATCTCTGTCTTACTCATTAAATGGATAGGGCCAgcgacataaaatttaaaattttcaatcgattgttttttgtagaaaaaaatttttttttagattatttttttatttagggagtatattttaactaatagaataattgtatttgcatcaaaaaaatttttttggtaattttgattttttaaatccaaaaaaccaaaaaatggtttttttaatgtaaaaaatcgaaaaaattattttttcgatttgaaactTTTCGTTTATCGGCTTGAATTGTAAGAACTacgaattagaaaaaaatttttattaatttatgcatttttcaaaaagttccaGGTAATTGTTTACTCCCGCGCGCGcggcgaaaaattaatttgcattaaaaaaatcatatctcGTAAACTATTAGTCGTATAGACTTCGGAttggtttcatttttttctttgattatttctctacattttattcttaattttttttcccgatttCCCTATAGTTTCcgagatatttaaaagttaactaagtactaatttttaaatatttaaataatcaaaagcaACACGGGAAACCTGTtcaacttttttggaaatccttttttagtgcggaatcaaaaaaaaaatcgtcaaaaTCGGTCTCCGCCTCGCTTAATCTACTAGGACCGCCATTTAAATCACTTGCCGACTGGACTAGATCTATTAGAAATtggattttcgcaaatcggaccgaaagcaataacttccctttttttttgaaaattttcaatttagaaaaaatgatttgaacacaaaaaaaaatgattaatatcACAGAATTTGtcgaaaagtttttttaagaaGGGAAAAATCCAACAttggaaatataaaaaaaatattaaaattagtctattttcgaaaatttatcaatataaatacatttttatacaTGGCATTCGAGGAAAACCTGGGCTAAAATTAGATACTATcttggaacaaaaaaatttgtacgaTTTGTAGAAAAGAATGAGGCAGGTTGATCAGGCCGGAAAATCcggataatataaaattttctataaaaatttttttttcttaattctattatgttaattatttcagtgataactgaaaaatttgatatttaaataaaatggacCACAtttgtaagaaaatttttgttctcaaaaattttgtctcatTTTGCTTCGAGTCCTCAtatagttttgaaaaaaaatgatggcTCTTATATTATACAGAACTACTTCTACATATTTCAACAAACGGAATATAGAGAAAAGGTAATATCTATGTCCATCTGATGATTTCTAAATCCTTGTGTACTcagaaattttctgaaaacAAATAGACGATCTTAGAAGCTATGCTAACTCTGAAAAATTCTTGTAACCATTAGCCTGctgtgtgaatttttttattaaaatcataacATCAGTTCTTGTTTCTACGACCATCAGCGACAATTTCCATACCATAaggtaaagatttttttgttattaaaactataaattattataattcaaagCAAAGtaaactgataaattttaatattatataacgaatataaattattttcatataaaatataaaatcgatTTATGTTCACTGCTCAGAACTTTGAGTTCATATCATCTATGAATAACTAATTTCAATATTGCAAAGTGGCTTATACGTAAATTCAATAATCGTAGAGCGTTGAAAAGATATTATCTATGTGCACTTTGTTATTGATACCCCTACCTATGATGAAAGCCATGCAACTTCTGGGATTCAAGTAGGTAATAAAAATGACCTACATATGACGTGGCTTTATTTTACCTGGATTGTGAGGTATCATGTGTCATGTATATCCTTTGGTTGTCATCAGTTGACATTGTCCTTTAACAGAGCACAGAAGTCTGCATTAGACAATTTGttaatccaaaaattaaaaaaaaaaaaaagtgccattatttcactattaattatttattatattaattgtgATAGAACATAGATTGgtgcaaaaaaaagaaattaattaactaagcTAATTTCAGGTTCatactattcttattattatgacATTGCCATTGATTATTTgactattttgaaaatttgctcatagtttgtttttcaaattttttttttccagaatttaaattattataaaaaaattgatttaagaATTGCATTGATTATAAATCGAcattgagattttataaaagttaaacAGGAAAAATGTGGATGAGACAAATGATTTGGTGGCTTTTACTGGTGTTTTCATACGACAAAATAATggcttttgataaattattgtacaaacCTCCTCCAACACATTACACTTATATggtaattcaatttttcactttATTACACGTAAATTACTGATTTaagtaatgaattttttttttattttaagggattttaataaaataaaaatcaatggaaatttcagttttttatgAAAGTTATCTACTATtgaaattgattattaattttcaatgtcaagattatcaattttttttttttttaattgatcggCTTTATAATGAACGATTcgagattttgaaatttaaattttcaatttttacacGATAATTagttcataataatttttatgttagTAAAACTAAGTAATAACGCTAttgcaattataaattactcattagcaaaacaaaaaaaaaaatgaaaggatTTCAAGATTTGAAAGTATATTTTGATTTCGTAaagcatttttaaaatgactaaaaatttattttttttgtttcttttcaATAGGGACAATTACTAAAATTATGTTATGCTGAACGATCGAACCCAGTTGTGATTACAAAAAACCTGATTGACATAATTGATGAAGTGTCAGTAGACAATATCGAATTTCCAGTGATGGCTATTGATACCAATTTCAAATCAAAGGACATCCAAATATTCAACCCTTCCTACccactatatattttatcaactgaTTCAATTGATCAACTGCAAACACTACTCAACGAACTGAAGTCCACACCAACATGGAGCAtcatttcgatattttttatcgttGGCTCCATAGAAAGCAATTGTCGAAACGCATCAGAAGTATTGCAATTGTTATGGACAATGGAGTTGCTGTCATCCTTTTATGTTTGTATTGAGCCTAATAACGATAAAATGATTTACACTTATAATCCATACACCAATCGAGCCCCAGAACCATGGGAAAATGttgatttaattgataaacCAAATGATCGCTGGACTCTCTATAAGCAGTTGTACTCAcaaaatggtaattttattatactattaaattaattgttgttttttttccttatatcAGAATAGAATAACCATAATTTTCCAAGttataagttattttaatcaatatcaGCGTAAAAATAAGGTTTCACTTATTTTGAGAAGGAATTAGTacacgcaaaaaaataaatgataaattttattcggattttcaattcatttttattgtttgaacaATAAACCCGCATCAAAGAAggtaattcataaataatataatattgaaagcgaaaaagtataagaatgattctataaaatatactgaaataaaaaaaaaacagtcacTCTTGGTctctaaattttattgtttgaaatgtttaaataCGTCATTTTGCCACATAGATATAGCCGCAGCGCATCAATAATACTTTAGGTTAATTCTTTCACATACATTAAAAGCTTATAAacacaagttaaattttttggtttcaaaCTATAAAAACTGATGCGCTTAAGATATACTTTTTGACAATTTgaagaaagtaataattatataccgtCGTACATAAAATCAATTGTtcgatattgaaaattttatttatcatactgaatgtttttttacttttttactataaacttTAATGTTCCAAACATCGAATGTTGAAGCTGAaacgttaaattattataatttaattttttgatcgaCCGAACAGTAATTTCTATTACTTGTAACatgatttatttacatataaactttaaatttcaatatttaaattaagattattataattggttCTATAAAACTACGAAATTACTGTTTGAAATGATATTAAATAGTGACCacgttctaaatttttagttatcaattactaatttttataattcatttttttgcgtGTATATTACACTCCGAAGGAAACAGTAAGGCATTCAGTGTGTGTAATTGTCTATCCGGACCAAAAACTAGGGTGGCAAACACGCGGATTGGGACGTCCTACCTTCCTCCGTG
This sequence is a window from Microplitis mediator isolate UGA2020A chromosome 3, iyMicMedi2.1, whole genome shotgun sequence. Protein-coding genes within it:
- the LOC130665411 gene encoding UDP-glucosyltransferase 2-like — protein: MAFLRVLVIFAIILSISNYQTHALKILGIFPYPGKSHFVMIGALMKELAHRGHQVDVVGHFPLNKPVGNYTDLTIRGSRFLLVNNLTYETTVEFNSLALHSVVELLGTGVCDLLSHDVFQKLIKNPQSYDILIIEVNFADCYLAFGQHLNTPVVGVLTGKVDEWLFEPFGIPYNPSFTRSSHSSLTKKKTFFERLENFFLYVFTTSKIKYYMEAEIEHVQKYFGRKLNSISDLYKDVSLLLVNWHHSLDILPSPPGIVEVAGLHVHDSGQEISSEIKLWLDNSHEGFVYFSFGSMVKLETFPHNILNAFYKMFERIAPVRVLLKVADIDSMPAGIPKNVKLSTWLPQIAILKHKNIKVFITHGGLMGTQEAITYGVPMVGIPIFRDQFINLHAFEQRKIAIVVKLDELTADSLTDAVNVILHDPTYTENVKKMSSLFLDRPMSPMDTAVYWIEYTARHGNVLKSPGSELSWWQNYFVDIYVFCTICILFIIYIIQMFFKLLLRFIIMRKIKNTSSQSKTRVKKNK